The following are encoded in a window of Staphylospora marina genomic DNA:
- a CDS encoding DUF1811 family protein has product MTLYSQLTPRQLQAEIARLEREEREAEQEGLPSKAAVARQKKNMARSYLMDPATIRTGTWYRLEDEDSRFFVERVLGVMAWGTREGSRVEEAVPIAVLKEEESRA; this is encoded by the coding sequence ATGACGCTTTACAGCCAACTCACCCCCCGCCAGTTGCAGGCGGAAATCGCCCGACTGGAACGGGAGGAACGGGAAGCGGAGCAAGAGGGGCTTCCCTCCAAAGCCGCCGTCGCCCGCCAGAAGAAAAACATGGCCCGCTCGTACCTGATGGATCCGGCCACGATCCGGACCGGAACCTGGTACCGGCTCGAAGACGAGGACTCCCGCTTTTTCGTGGAACGGGTGCTCGGGGTCATGGCCTGGGGAACCCGGGAAGGGTCCCGCGTGGAAGAAGCCGTGCCCATCGCCGTGCTGAAAGAGGAAGAGTCCCGAGCTTGA
- a CDS encoding 4-hydroxy-3-methylbut-2-enyl diphosphate reductase — MEVVKITPRGYCYGVVDAMVLARQAAKNLDLPRPIHILGMIVHNSHVVEAFKKEGIITLDGENRLELLDRIDEGTVIFTAHGVSPEVRRKAREKGLTIVDATCPDVTRTHDLIREKVAEGYEVIYIGKKGHPEPEGAMGVAPGRVHLIEKEEDIGKLHFDTDKLLVTNQTTMSQWDTAHLMNKVREKFPTVEIHNEICLATQERQEAVAEQAKGCDLVIVVGDPRSNNSNRLAQVAEEIAGVEAYRVADVTEIQIDWLKGKKKVAVTAGASTPTPITREVIAFLEQFDDQDPSTWEIKRTIDPNRILPPVRKKRA, encoded by the coding sequence ATGGAAGTCGTCAAAATCACTCCGCGCGGATATTGTTACGGTGTGGTGGATGCCATGGTGCTGGCCAGACAGGCCGCCAAAAACCTGGATCTGCCGCGACCGATCCATATTCTCGGAATGATCGTTCACAACAGTCATGTCGTCGAGGCGTTCAAGAAAGAAGGAATCATCACGCTGGACGGGGAAAATCGCCTGGAGCTCCTGGATCGGATCGATGAGGGAACGGTGATCTTCACCGCACACGGGGTTTCTCCCGAAGTGCGCCGCAAAGCCCGTGAAAAGGGATTGACGATCGTGGATGCCACTTGCCCCGACGTCACCCGCACGCATGATCTGATCCGGGAGAAAGTGGCGGAAGGATATGAAGTGATTTACATCGGAAAGAAAGGACATCCGGAACCGGAAGGAGCCATGGGCGTGGCACCGGGACGGGTGCACCTGATCGAAAAGGAAGAAGACATCGGAAAGCTTCATTTTGATACGGACAAACTGCTGGTGACCAACCAGACCACGATGAGCCAGTGGGACACCGCCCATCTGATGAACAAGGTGCGGGAAAAATTCCCGACCGTGGAGATTCACAACGAGATCTGCCTGGCCACCCAGGAGCGGCAGGAAGCCGTGGCCGAGCAGGCCAAAGGATGCGATCTGGTCATCGTCGTCGGCGATCCCCGCAGCAACAACTCCAACCGCCTGGCGCAGGTGGCCGAGGAGATCGCCGGAGTGGAGGCGTACCGGGTGGCCGATGTGACCGAGATTCAAATCGATTGGCTGAAAGGCAAAAAGAAAGTGGCCGTCACTGCCGGGGCATCCACGCCCACCCCGATCACCCGGGAAGTGATCGCATTCCTCGAGCAGTTTGACGACCAAGATCCCTCCACGTGGGAAATCAAACGAACCATCGATCCGAACAGAATTCTCCCGCCGGTCCGGAAAAAACGGGCCTGA
- a CDS encoding bifunctional homocysteine S-methyltransferase/methylenetetrahydrofolate reductase, producing MATWLYRQGIPIGQCTEELVLTNPLWIRSVHRAYLEAGARVIQTHTYGANRERLTRFGLESKVTAIHREAVKIARDAAGDEAWVLGTVGSILAGRLAVFDEDAYRGMYEEQATALLHAGVDGILLETFLDVKEMMVALKAIRSLTDLPVIAQFSMLEVGMTRDAAPLSEAFRVLAEAGADGVGINCRLGPVETLRALEQTVIPEDVVISVYPNAGRLGIHDGEVRYDAEPEYFGKIADSLIRQGVRLMGGCCGTTPEHIRCLAEAVRGRRPVKRINPPGQPRTPVRVTPPEERRRKRPPITEKVKTGRTVICEWSPPRDLDISGFLKGAQKLSEAGADAITMSDNSLAVARMSNMALAAILRQKYDMDPLVHVTCRDRNLLGQQSHLMGLHALGIDQILVVTGDPARMGDLPGASSVYDVSSFELIRMVKQLNNGISFSGRELKEKARFIVGAAFNPHVRRLEAAVRRLEKKVEAGADFIMTQPVYDPALIREIRDATGHLGVPVFIGIMPLTGHRNALFLHHEVPGIRIPEAVLKRLQACRNKEEGRREGLAVAKELLKDAMECFSGIYLITPFSWWWMTEELIREIREKDRMRKAMRA from the coding sequence ATGGCCACTTGGCTGTACCGACAGGGGATTCCGATCGGACAGTGTACGGAAGAGCTCGTTCTGACGAATCCCCTGTGGATCCGTTCCGTTCATCGGGCTTATCTGGAAGCGGGGGCGCGGGTCATCCAGACCCACACGTACGGGGCCAACCGGGAGAGGCTCACCCGGTTCGGGCTGGAAAGCAAGGTGACGGCCATTCACCGGGAAGCGGTGAAGATCGCGAGGGATGCCGCCGGAGACGAGGCGTGGGTGCTTGGAACGGTGGGGTCGATTTTGGCCGGAAGATTGGCGGTGTTTGACGAGGACGCGTACCGGGGGATGTACGAGGAGCAGGCGACGGCGTTGTTGCATGCCGGGGTGGACGGGATCCTGCTGGAAACGTTTCTCGACGTGAAGGAAATGATGGTGGCGCTGAAAGCGATCCGCTCCTTGACCGATCTTCCCGTGATCGCCCAGTTTTCCATGCTGGAGGTGGGCATGACCCGCGATGCCGCTCCGCTCTCCGAGGCGTTCCGCGTATTGGCGGAGGCCGGAGCGGACGGGGTCGGCATCAATTGCCGCCTGGGGCCCGTGGAAACTCTCCGGGCGCTGGAGCAGACCGTCATTCCGGAAGATGTCGTGATCAGTGTGTATCCCAATGCCGGTCGGCTCGGCATTCACGACGGGGAGGTTCGGTACGACGCGGAGCCCGAATACTTCGGAAAGATCGCCGACAGCCTCATCCGGCAGGGAGTGCGGCTGATGGGCGGCTGTTGCGGCACGACGCCGGAGCACATCCGCTGTCTGGCGGAAGCGGTTCGGGGAAGGCGGCCGGTGAAGCGGATCAATCCTCCCGGGCAGCCCCGGACGCCCGTCCGCGTCACTCCGCCGGAGGAGCGGCGCCGGAAACGTCCTCCCATCACCGAAAAAGTGAAAACGGGAAGAACCGTGATCTGTGAATGGAGTCCTCCCAGGGATTTGGACATCTCCGGTTTTCTCAAGGGAGCCCAAAAACTCTCCGAAGCGGGGGCGGACGCCATCACCATGTCGGACAATTCCCTGGCGGTCGCCCGGATGAGCAACATGGCGCTGGCGGCGATCCTGCGGCAAAAATACGACATGGATCCGCTGGTTCATGTCACTTGCCGGGATCGGAACCTGCTCGGCCAGCAATCTCATCTGATGGGGCTGCATGCGCTGGGCATCGACCAGATCCTGGTGGTCACGGGGGATCCGGCACGGATGGGAGATTTGCCCGGTGCCTCCTCGGTGTACGATGTCAGTTCGTTCGAATTGATCCGCATGGTGAAGCAGTTGAACAACGGCATTTCGTTTTCGGGGAGAGAGCTCAAAGAGAAGGCGAGGTTCATCGTGGGAGCGGCATTCAATCCGCATGTCCGCCGGTTGGAAGCGGCGGTGCGACGGTTGGAGAAGAAGGTGGAGGCGGGCGCCGATTTCATCATGACCCAACCGGTGTACGATCCCGCGCTGATCCGCGAAATCCGGGATGCCACCGGTCATCTCGGCGTTCCGGTGTTCATCGGAATCATGCCGCTCACCGGACACCGAAACGCCCTGTTCCTCCATCACGAAGTCCCGGGGATCCGCATTCCGGAAGCGGTGCTGAAGCGGCTCCAGGCATGCCGGAACAAGGAAGAGGGACGCAGGGAAGGGTTGGCCGTGGCGAAGGAACTGCTGAAGGATGCCATGGAATGTTTTTCGGGCATCTATCTGATCACCCCGTTTTCCTGGTGGTGGATGACGGAAGAGCTGATTCGCGAAATCCGGGAAAAGGACCGGATGCGGAAAGCGATGCGGGCATGA
- the metH gene encoding methionine synthase, whose translation MAKQSFAGRLKEKILILDGAMGTMLQEYRLTAEDFGGERLEGCNEMLNLTRPDVVSEIHEAYFLAGADVVETNTFGATPVVLAEYGAEDLTEEINRAAARLAVEVRDRLSTEEWPRYVAGSMGPTTRTLSVTGGISFDELAEGYRRQALGLIEGGVDLLLLETAQDTLNLKAASVGIREAFARTGRELPIMISGTIEPMGTMLGGQNVEAFWLSIRHLNPVAVGLNCATGPEFMKDHIRTLSGLASCAVSCYPNAGLPDEHGRYQETPQGLARKLTDFADRGWLNLAGGCCGTTPKHIRAIAEALREKPPRKPAPSHLPGVSGLEAVWLEPESRPILVGERTNVVGSRKFRRLIREGNWDEAAEIARKQVKGGAQIIDVCLADPERDEREDMDRFLPVVLRKIKAPVMIDTTDPDVLEAALKHVQGKAVINSVNLEEGEEKLRAAAGLARIYGAALVAGTIDERGMAVSRERKLEVAGRIRRILVEECGIPEEDILFDPLVFPAGTGDGQYIGAALETVEGIRLIRKAFPKAATIAGISNVSFGLPPAGREVLNAVFLYECTRAGLDYAIVNTEKLQRYASIPEEERKLAEKLLFATDREVYDRLLAGFVAHFRDRQDVPRKEQARQLPLEERLARAVVEGTKEGLTDDLKLALEKYTPLEIINGPLMKGMDEVGRLFNENRLIVAEVLESAEVMKAAVRFLEPFMEKADVRAKAKVLLATVKGDVHDIGKNLVEIILSNNGYEVIDLGIKVPPETLIRAVNENRPDIIGLSGLLVKSARQMAVTAKDLKDAGIRLPLLVGGAALSRKFVETHIAPEYEGAVLYAKDAMHGLELANRLTDPNQRETFLARTGARPELREVKQATVAAKPGRGGVNRSAPVFVPPDAKPHVFRNVPVSRIWPYVNRQMLLGRHLGLKGNVEELLAANDPKAVKWLERATDLLKRAGENGWLRPAAKYRFFPARSEGDVLCVCDPGNPQRVLERFEFPRQPSPPHLCLADFVRPAESGETDWIGLMAVTAGAGVRELAERWKKEGNYLESHLLQALALELAEGLAEHVHEMMRDRWGFPDPVTMTMKERFAARYQGIRVSFGYPACPDLEDQRKLFRLLRPEEIGIRLTEECMMDPEASVTAMVFAHPDARYFSVK comes from the coding sequence ATGGCGAAACAATCGTTTGCCGGGCGTTTGAAAGAGAAAATCCTCATTCTCGACGGCGCGATGGGCACCATGCTGCAGGAATACCGTTTGACCGCCGAAGACTTCGGAGGCGAGCGGCTGGAAGGATGCAACGAGATGCTCAATCTGACGCGTCCCGATGTGGTTTCGGAGATTCACGAAGCGTATTTCCTGGCGGGGGCCGATGTGGTCGAAACCAACACCTTCGGGGCGACGCCGGTGGTGCTGGCGGAGTACGGGGCGGAGGACCTGACGGAGGAGATCAACCGCGCGGCGGCCCGTCTGGCCGTTGAGGTTCGCGACCGTTTGTCGACGGAAGAGTGGCCGCGGTATGTGGCCGGCTCCATGGGGCCGACAACCCGCACGCTTTCGGTGACGGGAGGCATTTCGTTCGACGAGCTGGCGGAGGGGTATCGGCGGCAGGCTTTGGGGCTGATCGAAGGAGGCGTGGATCTGCTTCTCCTGGAGACGGCGCAGGACACGCTCAACCTGAAAGCCGCATCCGTGGGGATCCGTGAGGCGTTTGCCCGGACCGGACGGGAACTGCCCATCATGATCTCCGGAACGATCGAGCCGATGGGAACGATGCTCGGAGGGCAGAATGTGGAAGCTTTCTGGCTGTCGATCCGCCATCTGAACCCGGTTGCCGTGGGGCTCAATTGCGCTACCGGCCCGGAGTTCATGAAGGATCATATCCGGACGTTGTCAGGGCTGGCATCGTGCGCGGTTTCCTGTTATCCCAATGCGGGTTTGCCGGACGAACACGGCCGGTATCAGGAGACGCCGCAAGGATTGGCGCGCAAGCTGACCGATTTCGCCGACCGGGGATGGCTCAATCTGGCGGGAGGCTGCTGCGGCACCACGCCGAAACACATCCGGGCGATCGCGGAAGCGCTTCGCGAGAAACCTCCGAGGAAGCCTGCGCCTTCCCATTTGCCGGGAGTGTCCGGGCTGGAAGCGGTGTGGCTGGAGCCGGAATCCCGGCCCATCCTGGTGGGGGAGCGGACCAACGTGGTCGGTTCGCGCAAGTTCCGCCGATTGATCCGCGAGGGGAACTGGGATGAGGCCGCGGAGATCGCGCGCAAGCAAGTGAAGGGAGGCGCGCAGATCATCGATGTGTGCCTTGCCGACCCCGAACGGGACGAACGGGAGGACATGGATCGCTTTCTTCCGGTGGTGCTTCGGAAGATCAAGGCTCCCGTGATGATCGACACCACCGATCCGGACGTGCTGGAGGCGGCGCTGAAACATGTCCAGGGCAAAGCGGTGATCAATTCGGTCAATCTCGAAGAAGGCGAAGAGAAACTTCGCGCGGCAGCCGGATTGGCGCGGATCTACGGGGCGGCGTTGGTGGCCGGCACGATTGACGAACGGGGAATGGCCGTGTCGCGGGAGCGGAAGCTGGAAGTGGCCGGACGCATCCGGCGGATTCTGGTGGAGGAATGCGGCATTCCGGAAGAAGACATCCTGTTTGATCCCCTGGTCTTTCCGGCGGGGACCGGAGACGGCCAATACATCGGTGCGGCCCTGGAGACGGTGGAGGGCATCCGCCTGATCCGTAAAGCGTTCCCGAAAGCGGCGACGATTGCCGGCATTTCCAATGTATCTTTCGGTCTTCCTCCTGCCGGCCGCGAGGTGCTCAATGCGGTGTTTTTGTATGAATGCACCCGGGCCGGACTGGATTATGCCATCGTGAACACCGAGAAGCTGCAGCGTTACGCTTCCATCCCGGAAGAAGAGAGGAAATTGGCGGAGAAGTTGCTGTTTGCCACCGACCGGGAGGTATACGACCGGTTGCTGGCCGGATTTGTCGCCCATTTCCGCGACAGGCAAGACGTTCCCCGGAAAGAACAGGCCCGGCAATTGCCCCTCGAAGAACGGCTGGCCCGTGCCGTGGTGGAGGGAACGAAGGAAGGACTGACGGATGATTTGAAGCTGGCGCTGGAGAAATACACGCCGCTGGAAATCATCAACGGGCCTCTGATGAAGGGGATGGACGAAGTGGGGCGCCTGTTCAACGAGAACCGCCTGATCGTGGCGGAAGTGCTGGAAAGCGCCGAAGTGATGAAAGCGGCGGTCCGGTTCCTGGAGCCTTTCATGGAAAAAGCGGATGTCCGCGCCAAGGCGAAGGTCCTCCTGGCCACGGTAAAGGGAGACGTTCATGACATCGGCAAGAATCTGGTGGAGATCATTCTTTCCAACAACGGATATGAAGTGATCGATCTGGGGATCAAGGTGCCGCCGGAGACGCTGATCCGGGCCGTGAACGAAAACCGACCGGACATCATCGGACTGTCCGGGTTGCTGGTCAAGTCGGCCCGGCAAATGGCGGTGACCGCCAAAGACCTGAAGGATGCGGGGATTCGCCTGCCGCTTCTGGTCGGCGGGGCGGCCTTGTCCCGCAAGTTTGTTGAAACGCACATCGCGCCGGAATATGAAGGGGCGGTTCTGTATGCAAAGGACGCGATGCACGGACTGGAATTGGCCAACCGATTGACTGATCCGAACCAACGGGAAACGTTTCTGGCCCGTACGGGGGCTCGCCCGGAGCTGCGGGAGGTGAAGCAGGCAACGGTTGCCGCGAAGCCCGGTCGCGGCGGCGTGAACCGGTCCGCTCCCGTGTTCGTCCCGCCGGATGCAAAGCCGCACGTGTTCCGGAATGTGCCGGTGTCCCGGATCTGGCCGTACGTCAACCGGCAGATGCTCCTCGGCCGCCATTTGGGCTTGAAGGGAAACGTGGAGGAATTGCTGGCCGCCAACGACCCGAAAGCCGTGAAATGGCTGGAACGCGCGACGGATCTTCTGAAGCGGGCGGGAGAAAACGGATGGCTGCGGCCGGCGGCGAAGTATCGCTTTTTCCCGGCCCGTTCGGAAGGGGACGTGCTTTGTGTGTGCGATCCCGGGAATCCGCAGCGGGTGCTGGAGCGGTTTGAATTTCCCCGTCAGCCGAGCCCGCCGCACCTGTGTCTGGCCGATTTCGTCCGTCCGGCGGAGTCCGGGGAGACCGACTGGATCGGACTCATGGCGGTCACGGCCGGCGCCGGGGTGCGGGAGCTGGCCGAACGGTGGAAGAAGGAAGGCAACTACCTCGAATCGCACCTGCTGCAAGCGTTGGCGTTGGAGTTGGCGGAAGGCTTGGCCGAGCACGTTCACGAGATGATGCGCGACCGTTGGGGTTTCCCCGATCCGGTGACGATGACGATGAAAGAGCGGTTTGCCGCCAGGTATCAGGGGATCCGCGTTTCTTTCGGGTATCCGGCCTGCCCGGATCTGGAGGATCAGCGCAAGCTGTTCCGGCTGCTCCGGCCCGAAGAGATCGGCATCCGCCTGACCGAGGAGTGCATGATGGATCCGGAAGCGTCCGTGACAGCCATGGTGTTCGCACATCCCGATGCTCGATATTTCAGTGTGAAGTGA
- a CDS encoding helix-turn-helix domain-containing protein, producing the protein MNILEMNEIGKFIRKTRKERGLRLEDLSDEHISTATISNIERGVPHVNKEKVLYLMSKLGLELDEIPDMIEKDSESLESMQVRFTAVETLIQLGNIQRAQAFLSDISDESFSRHQATVHFLKGKIFKHKKDWRKAEREFSEAIRLSYQDPYSPKNHLEAVSYHALADCRMINGDWEQALRYLDKGMESVQNATDAEQVRYLLLVARMTCMEKLGRTEEALRGLDELWPKIHEIQNRELVLRMYALKAELLRRMRMHHDAIRYAREGILQTVNGRDYEEMFALWVTLGTAYMEIKQLEEAETCFSFVLELSDYVSNKQEVVRAWCSLGNVYLLEGKLDQARDILKQALDWAEKLGDTQTLITALLMMGQLMKRMKHYADAVEHFQRAVQVALKHKFRQKAYIGFYELAECHEQMGDLEGFKSATEQMYRIQKEMPHDEFLIG; encoded by the coding sequence ATGAACATTCTCGAGATGAACGAGATTGGCAAATTTATCCGCAAAACAAGGAAAGAGCGCGGCCTCAGGCTGGAGGATCTGTCAGACGAGCACATTTCGACGGCGACAATCAGCAACATCGAACGCGGTGTTCCTCATGTGAATAAAGAAAAAGTTTTATATTTGATGAGCAAGCTGGGATTGGAGCTGGATGAAATTCCAGACATGATAGAAAAGGACAGCGAGAGCCTGGAGAGCATGCAAGTCCGGTTCACGGCGGTCGAAACGCTGATTCAGCTCGGGAACATCCAACGGGCTCAGGCATTCTTGTCCGACATTTCCGACGAGTCGTTTTCGCGCCACCAGGCGACCGTGCATTTCCTGAAAGGGAAGATCTTCAAGCACAAGAAAGACTGGCGCAAGGCCGAGCGGGAATTCAGTGAGGCCATCCGCCTGTCCTACCAGGATCCCTACTCCCCGAAAAACCATCTCGAAGCGGTCAGTTACCACGCGCTGGCCGATTGCCGGATGATCAACGGGGACTGGGAGCAAGCCCTCCGCTATCTGGACAAGGGCATGGAATCCGTCCAGAACGCCACGGATGCCGAGCAGGTGAGATATCTCCTTCTCGTGGCGCGCATGACGTGCATGGAGAAGCTGGGAAGAACCGAAGAGGCGCTTCGCGGACTGGATGAGCTGTGGCCGAAGATCCACGAGATTCAGAACCGGGAGCTGGTTTTGCGGATGTACGCGCTGAAGGCGGAGCTGCTCCGGCGCATGAGAATGCACCACGACGCGATCCGCTATGCGCGGGAAGGCATCCTGCAGACGGTGAACGGCAGGGACTATGAAGAAATGTTTGCCCTGTGGGTCACTTTGGGAACCGCTTACATGGAGATCAAGCAACTTGAAGAGGCGGAAACCTGCTTCTCGTTCGTGCTGGAGCTGTCCGATTACGTGTCCAACAAGCAGGAAGTGGTTCGCGCCTGGTGTTCGCTCGGCAACGTGTACCTGCTGGAGGGAAAACTGGACCAGGCCAGAGACATTTTGAAGCAAGCGCTTGATTGGGCAGAGAAGTTGGGGGACACCCAGACCCTGATCACGGCTCTTTTGATGATGGGACAGCTGATGAAGCGGATGAAGCATTATGCGGATGCCGTCGAACACTTCCAGCGCGCCGTGCAGGTGGCCCTTAAACACAAGTTCCGTCAAAAGGCGTACATCGGCTTTTACGAACTGGCCGAGTGCCACGAGCAAATGGGGGACTTGGAAGGATTCAAATCCGCGACCGAGCAGATGTATCGCATCCAGAAGGAAATGCCGCATGATGAGTTCCTCATCGGATGA
- a CDS encoding helix-turn-helix transcriptional regulator, whose protein sequence is MEYSGKLRMLKVLRILERDTDPEHRLTLKEIAQKLKHELLTDELPGKKALESDIHTLVEAGYDILWQQRGNNGANEYWLNERNFETYQLRMLIDAIMFSMFITKGDAMDLIDRLLEPVSIHEAKKLKEPCKLMDYVPRTRNRKLKYFIDTLYTAINERKEVRFRYGKYGPDKKFHYHQEGRFYVARPYALVWWENKYYLVAEYLNEPDFRHFRVDRMDNVQIVGEKSFEPKPLNIGEYVRTSFHMFNGEEKVVKLEFEDNERNDFLNMVFDRFGMDVNVEPREGHRFVLKVKAKVSQGLINWILTWGSRVKVLEPSELVEQVRAETEKLYRKYHS, encoded by the coding sequence ATGGAGTACAGTGGAAAACTTCGCATGTTGAAGGTACTGAGGATTCTGGAGAGGGACACGGATCCGGAACACAGGCTGACGCTCAAGGAAATCGCACAGAAGCTGAAGCATGAGCTTCTGACGGATGAGTTGCCGGGGAAGAAGGCGCTGGAGTCGGACATCCACACGCTGGTCGAGGCAGGCTATGACATCCTGTGGCAGCAGCGGGGGAACAACGGGGCCAATGAATATTGGCTGAATGAACGCAATTTTGAGACATATCAGTTGCGCATGCTGATCGACGCCATCATGTTTTCGATGTTCATCACAAAAGGTGACGCGATGGACCTGATCGACCGCTTGCTGGAGCCGGTGAGCATTCATGAGGCGAAAAAGTTGAAGGAACCTTGCAAGTTGATGGATTATGTGCCGAGAACCCGCAACCGCAAGCTCAAGTATTTCATTGACACCCTGTACACGGCCATCAATGAACGGAAAGAGGTCCGTTTCCGGTACGGAAAGTACGGGCCGGACAAGAAGTTCCATTATCATCAGGAAGGCCGGTTCTACGTGGCCCGTCCGTATGCGCTTGTTTGGTGGGAGAACAAATACTATCTGGTTGCCGAATATCTGAATGAACCGGATTTTCGCCACTTCCGGGTGGACCGGATGGACAACGTGCAGATCGTCGGGGAGAAGTCGTTCGAACCGAAACCGCTGAATATCGGGGAGTATGTCCGGACATCGTTCCACATGTTCAACGGAGAGGAAAAAGTGGTGAAGCTCGAATTTGAGGACAATGAACGAAACGATTTTCTCAACATGGTGTTTGACCGGTTCGGGATGGATGTGAACGTGGAGCCGCGGGAAGGGCACCGATTCGTGCTGAAAGTCAAAGCCAAGGTGAGCCAAGGGTTGATCAACTGGATCCTGACCTGGGGATCCCGGGTGAAAGTGTTGGAACCGTCGGAGTTGGTCGAGCAGGTGAGAGCGGAAACGGAGAAGTTGTACCGGAAATACCACTCGTGA